A stretch of the Candidatus Binatia bacterium genome encodes the following:
- a CDS encoding IMP dehydrogenase, with translation MRPSGQERGFFDGRTFDDFLFRPGQGRVGSRRDVRLTGRFTGAIALELPIVSANMDSVTEGPMARALALEGGIGVVHRALPIGDQAAEIERVKRSHGWVVEEPLCLPRAASLREARDVIRRHGITGILIEEERGNRRLAGLLSNRDIPWGPGHEAEPVERFMTPFERLVTGAPGIALEEAERVLYQRRIEKLPLVDADRTIRGLITKSDILLARERPESTKDGKGRLRVAGAIGARGDYLERAAALLDAGADALVVDIAHGHSEVMAQAVQALRARFGKGVELVCGNVGTSEGARFLRDLGAAAVKVGIGPGRGCRTRLETAAGVPQLQAIHEARMALEDGTPIVADGGIRHDKDLFLALVCGADAVMLGSMLSGTDEAPGRVIEDPSSREKRKIYRGMTSPQAVFQALYDDTDPVELEQALDTPSEGQEIQVPYRGGVRDVLHRVRGHLRSAVSYAGEESLACVRERVLANPSEYLIALSAASRRESFDR, from the coding sequence CTGAGACCGTCCGGCCAGGAGCGCGGCTTCTTCGACGGCCGGACGTTCGACGACTTCCTCTTCCGGCCCGGCCAGGGGCGCGTCGGCTCACGCCGCGACGTGCGTCTCACGGGTCGCTTCACGGGCGCCATCGCGCTCGAGCTGCCGATCGTCTCCGCGAACATGGACAGCGTGACCGAGGGTCCGATGGCGCGCGCGCTCGCGCTGGAGGGGGGCATCGGCGTCGTGCACCGCGCGCTCCCGATCGGAGACCAGGCCGCGGAGATCGAGCGCGTCAAGCGGAGCCACGGCTGGGTGGTGGAGGAGCCGCTCTGCCTCCCACGCGCCGCCAGTCTCCGCGAGGCGCGCGACGTGATCCGGCGGCACGGCATCACGGGAATCCTCATCGAAGAGGAGCGGGGAAACCGCAGGCTCGCGGGCCTCCTTTCCAACCGCGACATCCCGTGGGGTCCCGGGCACGAGGCCGAACCGGTGGAGCGCTTCATGACTCCGTTCGAGCGCCTCGTCACCGGAGCTCCGGGCATCGCGCTCGAAGAGGCGGAGCGCGTGCTCTACCAGCGGCGCATCGAGAAGCTCCCGCTGGTGGACGCGGACCGGACGATCCGGGGCCTCATCACCAAGAGCGACATCCTGCTCGCGCGCGAGCGCCCTGAATCCACCAAGGACGGTAAGGGCCGCCTGCGCGTGGCCGGCGCGATCGGAGCCCGGGGCGACTATCTGGAGCGCGCGGCGGCGCTGCTCGATGCCGGCGCCGACGCCCTGGTCGTGGACATCGCGCACGGCCATTCCGAGGTGATGGCGCAGGCGGTGCAGGCGCTTCGCGCGCGGTTCGGAAAGGGCGTGGAGCTGGTCTGCGGGAACGTGGGCACGTCGGAGGGAGCGCGCTTCCTGCGGGACCTGGGCGCCGCGGCCGTGAAGGTCGGGATCGGTCCCGGCCGGGGCTGCCGCACGCGGCTCGAGACCGCGGCCGGCGTGCCGCAGCTCCAGGCGATCCACGAAGCGCGCATGGCCCTGGAGGACGGAACACCGATCGTCGCCGACGGCGGGATCCGGCACGACAAGGACCTCTTTCTCGCGCTCGTCTGCGGCGCCGACGCCGTCATGCTCGGCAGCATGCTCTCGGGAACGGACGAAGCGCCGGGCCGCGTAATTGAGGACCCTTCGAGCCGGGAAAAGCGTAAAATATACCGTGGCATGACGTCCCCCCAGGCGGTCTTCCAGGCGCTGTACGACGACACCGATCCGGTCGAGCTGGAGCAAGCGCTCGACACCCCATCGGAAGGACAGGAGATTCAGGTGCCGTACCGCGGAGGCGTTCGCGACGTGCTTCATCGCGTCCGAGGACACCTACGCTCCGCGGTGAGCTACGCGGGAGAGGAATCGCTCGCATGCGTTCGCGAGCGTGTCCTCGCCAACCCCTCGGAGTATCTGATCGCCCTCTCCGCGGCTTCCCGCCGCGAATCCTTCGACCGCTAG
- a CDS encoding transglycosylase domain-containing protein: MKIDLNRFRAPLRFQAGVFLDRKLFRGMPAPKAASEPEQGRRLPVRLWAAAGIGLILFAHWEMSTAALESRLFSSLASRMSYRVEPGKSPRITFPKSGPFDTRLGYSRVPEFAKRLEARGFEYQSQARFTKTMALVAGLGVPPPYPEPPVAGLVIDGSGGEPLYDAMGTRRTFARFEQIPPDVVKSLLFIENRELDRFDSPYANPAIDWSRSAKAMVIYAASRLGLPTPVEGGSTLAVQMEKYRHSPSGRTSGAVEKLRQMIGASLRVYRLGPRTVEERRRIVLDYVNTVPLGGTPRYGEVFGMDEGLRVWFGTAPEKVYAALAKTRVTKARARALKEVLALVCAVRAPSRYLVSDRDALEDRVDKFVKLMASRGLLEPKLAGAVIKTRLRFADVSTQRYRTQTDKATVLVRMRLRNLLGVPNLYDLDRLHVNVKTTVNAGLERDVTAFFHRMNDEGYVDSTGLKAAHLLLDGDPGRVVYSMILRERTPTGDVVRVHADNVEGPFDVNEGTKMELGSTAKLRTLVHYLNVMAELHQTLSALPDDVVRDRARASRDPLTQWAAETVRDNPGITLSDFLSKSLDRKYSASPYELFFTGGGLLTFENYDKSENSQILPIREAVVHSTNLVFIRLMRDLVRYHEARLPYDAEKILGPKDTPERTWMLRQVAAEEGTPEQMAWLFRTRNRAAQDNRLRARIERDAFARMTPYWRRLGFPFSRLVPSYATAIGSSSDQPAALADLMGVLVNDGVRRPPALIQEIAFASDTPYETRLDAPAPQGGDLLVPPEVARAARSVLGDVVERGTAARLRGAFVDSTGAPIWVGGKTGTGDNRFDTFGRGRRLLSSRAVSRTAAFAFCLGDRYYGVVTASVLGPEADQYTFTSVLPVEVLRRLAPTIEKRMHLVGGSAPAAMNAVAVAEGAGVPDDASTDSAAVTPATPPVAPQAGAAPAAGAPAASDDVKSGTPAQTGDTAVKERDDESRKREAERAKKRRDNDRRQWDWEAPSRTSAGGRL, translated from the coding sequence ATGAAAATCGACCTCAATCGCTTTCGCGCGCCGCTCCGCTTCCAGGCAGGAGTATTCCTCGACCGCAAGCTGTTCCGCGGCATGCCCGCGCCCAAGGCAGCCTCCGAGCCCGAGCAGGGCCGGAGGCTGCCGGTCCGGCTCTGGGCCGCCGCCGGCATCGGCCTCATCCTCTTCGCCCACTGGGAGATGTCGACCGCGGCGCTGGAGTCGCGCCTGTTCTCGTCGCTCGCCTCCCGTATGAGCTACCGCGTGGAGCCGGGGAAGAGTCCCCGGATCACGTTCCCCAAGTCGGGCCCGTTCGACACGCGCCTCGGGTATTCCCGCGTCCCCGAGTTCGCGAAGCGGCTCGAGGCGCGCGGCTTCGAGTACCAATCCCAGGCGCGCTTCACGAAGACGATGGCCCTGGTCGCCGGTCTCGGGGTGCCGCCCCCCTATCCCGAACCCCCGGTCGCGGGACTCGTGATCGACGGCTCGGGCGGGGAGCCCCTCTATGACGCCATGGGGACCCGGCGGACCTTCGCGCGCTTCGAGCAGATCCCGCCCGACGTGGTGAAGAGCCTCCTCTTCATCGAGAACCGCGAGCTGGACCGCTTCGACAGCCCCTACGCCAATCCCGCCATCGACTGGAGCCGCTCGGCCAAGGCGATGGTCATCTACGCGGCGAGCCGTCTCGGCCTCCCGACGCCGGTCGAGGGCGGGAGCACGCTGGCGGTCCAGATGGAGAAGTACCGCCATTCGCCGAGCGGCCGGACGTCCGGAGCCGTGGAGAAGCTGCGCCAGATGATCGGCGCGAGCCTTCGCGTCTATCGACTGGGGCCGCGCACGGTCGAGGAACGCCGGCGCATCGTGCTCGACTACGTGAACACGGTTCCGCTGGGCGGCACCCCCCGCTACGGCGAGGTGTTCGGCATGGACGAGGGGCTTCGGGTCTGGTTCGGCACCGCGCCGGAGAAGGTCTACGCCGCGCTGGCCAAGACGCGCGTCACCAAGGCGCGGGCGCGGGCGCTCAAGGAGGTGCTCGCCCTGGTCTGCGCGGTGCGCGCGCCCTCCCGCTACCTCGTTTCGGACCGGGACGCGCTCGAGGACCGGGTGGACAAGTTCGTGAAACTGATGGCGAGCCGGGGGCTGCTCGAGCCCAAGCTGGCCGGCGCGGTCATCAAGACGCGCCTCCGCTTCGCCGACGTGTCGACCCAGCGCTACCGCACGCAGACCGACAAGGCGACGGTGCTGGTGCGCATGCGCCTTCGGAACCTGCTCGGCGTGCCGAATCTCTACGACCTCGACCGGCTGCACGTGAACGTGAAGACCACGGTGAACGCCGGGCTCGAGCGGGACGTCACCGCCTTCTTCCACCGGATGAACGACGAGGGCTACGTCGACTCGACCGGGCTCAAGGCGGCGCACCTGCTCTTGGACGGCGATCCGGGCCGCGTGGTCTACAGCATGATCCTCCGCGAGCGCACGCCCACCGGAGACGTGGTGCGCGTGCACGCCGACAACGTGGAGGGTCCTTTCGACGTGAACGAGGGGACCAAGATGGAGCTGGGGAGCACCGCGAAGCTCCGGACGCTGGTCCATTACCTGAACGTGATGGCCGAGCTGCACCAGACCCTCTCGGCGCTCCCGGACGACGTGGTCCGGGACCGGGCGAGAGCTTCCCGCGACCCGCTCACGCAGTGGGCCGCCGAGACGGTCCGCGACAACCCGGGCATCACGCTGTCGGACTTCCTCTCCAAGTCGCTCGACCGGAAGTATTCGGCGAGCCCCTACGAGCTGTTCTTCACCGGGGGCGGGCTGCTCACGTTCGAGAACTACGACAAGTCGGAGAACAGCCAGATCCTGCCGATCCGCGAGGCGGTCGTCCACTCGACCAATCTCGTCTTCATCCGGCTCATGCGCGACCTGGTCCGCTACCACGAGGCGCGGCTTCCGTACGACGCGGAGAAGATCCTCGGACCCAAGGACACCCCCGAGCGGACCTGGATGCTTCGCCAGGTCGCGGCCGAGGAGGGAACGCCGGAACAGATGGCGTGGCTCTTCCGGACGAGGAACCGGGCGGCACAGGACAATCGGCTGCGCGCGCGGATCGAGCGCGACGCGTTCGCGCGCATGACCCCCTATTGGCGGCGGCTCGGCTTCCCCTTCTCCCGCCTCGTTCCCTCGTATGCCACGGCGATCGGCAGCTCGTCCGACCAGCCGGCGGCCCTGGCCGATCTGATGGGCGTCCTGGTGAACGACGGCGTCCGCCGTCCCCCCGCGCTGATCCAGGAGATCGCCTTCGCCAGCGACACGCCGTACGAAACGAGGCTCGACGCGCCCGCTCCGCAGGGAGGGGACCTGCTGGTCCCGCCCGAGGTGGCGCGCGCCGCCCGCTCGGTCCTGGGTGACGTGGTCGAGCGCGGAACCGCGGCGCGCCTGCGCGGCGCCTTCGTGGACTCGACCGGCGCGCCCATCTGGGTCGGCGGCAAGACGGGCACGGGCGACAACCGATTCGACACCTTCGGGCGAGGCAGGAGGCTCCTGTCCTCGCGGGCCGTCAGCCGCACGGCGGCCTTCGCCTTCTGTCTCGGCGACCGCTACTACGGCGTGGTCACGGCGTCGGTCCTGGGTCCCGAGGCCGACCAGTACACCTTCACCAGCGTTCTTCCGGTCGAGGTGCTGCGGCGGCTCGCGCCCACGATCGAGAAGCGCATGCACCTGGTGGGCGGCTCCGCTCCCGCCGCCATGAACGCGGTCGCGGTCGCGGAGGGCGCGGGCGTGCCGGACGACGCTTCGACGGACTCGGCGGCCGTGACGCCCGCGACACCGCCCGTCGCTCCCCAGGCCGGAGCGGCTCCGGCCGCCGGGGCGCCTGCCGCGTCAGACGACGTGAAGTCCGGAACGCCGGCGCAGACCGGCGACACGGCCGTCAAGGAGCGCGACGACGAGAGCCGGAAGCGCGAGGCCGAGCGGGCGAAGAAGCGGCGCGACAACGACCGCCGCCAGTGGGATTGGGAAGCGCCCTCGCGCACTTCCGCCGGAGGGCGGCTCTAG
- a CDS encoding esterase-like activity of phytase family protein — translation MRLALALALAIPVLAPLSGVSCAAAARTSKDPLASGPLRATAVGRYDFESANSRIDTPDPAADPSLVPEELSGLVRIEGDRYLAIGDAHATVHSLTITVDPRTGAVRGASFGAPILLRDAPGSRLPEPAMAEDREAIAYDPVKKEILIANEQTGADKRWPSIERYGMDGKTVAVLRADSDPALAPFLHARANRGFESLTRSDDGTYWTANEDALLGDGPAASDSAGATVRLLHLDGDLHPVAQFAYPLDPWSRKIRNPSIVSGKEISGLSELVTLPGGRLLALERAFGGDIGGYASLRSRLYLVDLAGATDVSTPEYRDGLAGKRYRPARKTLLWEEGWGLTDSNFEGMALGPELADGSRLLLLIADNNGGSAQALFTLRLRKR, via the coding sequence ATGCGTCTCGCGCTCGCGCTCGCCCTTGCGATCCCCGTTCTCGCCCCGCTCTCCGGCGTCTCCTGCGCGGCCGCCGCCAGGACGTCCAAGGATCCGCTGGCCTCCGGCCCGCTCCGCGCGACCGCGGTCGGCCGGTACGACTTCGAGTCGGCGAACTCCCGGATCGACACGCCCGACCCCGCGGCCGACCCGTCGCTCGTGCCCGAGGAGCTGAGCGGCCTGGTCCGGATCGAGGGGGACCGCTACCTCGCGATCGGCGACGCGCACGCCACCGTGCATTCCCTGACGATCACGGTGGATCCCCGCACCGGCGCGGTCCGGGGGGCTTCGTTCGGGGCGCCGATCCTCCTTCGGGACGCTCCGGGGTCGCGCCTGCCCGAGCCCGCGATGGCCGAGGACCGCGAGGCGATCGCGTACGACCCCGTCAAGAAGGAGATCCTGATCGCCAACGAGCAGACGGGAGCGGACAAGCGGTGGCCCTCGATCGAGCGCTACGGGATGGACGGAAAGACGGTGGCGGTGCTGCGCGCCGATTCGGACCCCGCGCTCGCGCCCTTCCTGCACGCGCGCGCCAACCGGGGATTCGAATCGCTCACGCGGTCCGACGATGGGACCTACTGGACGGCCAACGAGGACGCCCTCCTCGGGGACGGGCCGGCCGCATCCGATTCCGCGGGCGCCACGGTCCGGCTGCTGCATCTCGACGGCGATCTCCACCCGGTCGCCCAGTTCGCCTATCCGCTCGATCCCTGGTCCCGGAAGATCCGGAATCCCTCGATCGTCTCCGGCAAGGAGATCAGCGGCCTGAGCGAGCTGGTGACGCTTCCGGGCGGACGGCTGCTCGCGCTCGAGCGTGCCTTCGGCGGCGACATCGGGGGGTATGCGAGCCTGCGAAGCCGCCTCTATCTCGTGGACCTCGCCGGCGCGACCGATGTCTCGACGCCCGAGTACAGGGACGGGCTCGCCGGGAAACGCTACCGCCCCGCGCGGAAGACGCTCCTCTGGGAAGAGGGGTGGGGACTCACCGATTCCAACTTCGAGGGGATGGCGCTGGGCCCCGAGCTCGCGGACGGAAGCCGCCTGCTCCTGCTGATCGCGGACAACAACGGCGGCTCCGCCCAGGCGCTCTTCACCCTGCGTCTTCGAAAGCGCTGA
- a CDS encoding Hsp20/alpha crystallin family protein, which translates to MAQIDRRSETEQDEQRRLDEERRARQPESGMGPRRETSEEYRERRRRMERDQGAWPYAGPLSATGYRPPTYMGYPGYMSYPWSRFSHGLDPSYEDWQGPGFGTHTPGGWEPRVETFHRGDDLIVRVELPGWDKDEVSVFVEDEDLVVEGTREEGGEGDQARRDDERRRDERREEWSGRRYAAERFSTRVSLPAGADPGDLKAKFKNGVLEVRVPMPERRTERRTVKIDT; encoded by the coding sequence ATGGCTCAGATCGATCGCCGCAGCGAGACGGAGCAGGACGAACAGAGACGACTGGACGAGGAGCGACGTGCCCGCCAGCCGGAATCGGGGATGGGACCGCGTCGCGAGACCAGCGAGGAATATCGCGAGCGCCGCCGCCGCATGGAGCGCGATCAGGGAGCCTGGCCCTACGCGGGGCCGCTGTCCGCGACCGGCTATCGCCCGCCGACCTATATGGGCTATCCCGGGTACATGAGCTACCCCTGGAGCCGTTTCTCCCACGGGTTGGATCCCTCCTACGAAGACTGGCAGGGACCCGGCTTCGGCACCCACACCCCGGGCGGCTGGGAGCCGCGGGTGGAGACGTTCCACCGCGGTGACGACCTGATCGTTCGAGTGGAGCTGCCGGGCTGGGACAAGGACGAAGTGAGCGTGTTCGTCGAGGACGAAGACCTGGTCGTGGAGGGGACGCGCGAGGAGGGCGGCGAGGGAGATCAGGCCCGCCGCGACGACGAGCGCCGCCGCGACGAGCGGCGCGAGGAATGGAGCGGCAGGCGCTATGCGGCCGAGCGCTTCTCCACCCGGGTTTCGCTGCCGGCGGGCGCCGATCCGGGCGACCTGAAGGCGAAGTTCAAGAACGGGGTTCTGGAAGTCAGGGTCCCCATGCCGGAACGGCGCACCGAGCGCCGGACGGTCAAGATCGACACCTGA
- a CDS encoding Hsp20/alpha crystallin family protein, with product MDDRDRTEEVRLEEIRRRARETREQEKREKSEPRSRRTDRGPHVSAWRSPAGGSMPAGYPMEDRWRPNERAVRETWSPPARVYERDGALIVCLDLPGLERKDVEVRVEDQMLVVEGERLDDRPQDGGVDARSRWGYGPFRREVALPHPVDADHVKARFQNGRLEVAVPQPRREERRTRIKLET from the coding sequence ATGGACGATCGTGATCGGACCGAAGAGGTCAGGCTGGAGGAGATCCGGAGACGCGCCCGCGAGACGCGGGAGCAGGAGAAGCGTGAGAAGAGCGAGCCGCGATCGCGGCGCACGGACCGCGGCCCGCATGTCTCGGCGTGGCGATCGCCGGCCGGCGGCTCGATGCCCGCGGGCTACCCCATGGAAGATCGCTGGCGCCCGAACGAGCGCGCGGTGCGCGAGACGTGGTCCCCGCCCGCGCGGGTCTACGAGAGGGACGGCGCGCTCATCGTTTGCCTCGACCTTCCGGGGCTGGAGCGGAAGGACGTGGAGGTTCGCGTGGAGGACCAGATGCTGGTCGTGGAAGGGGAGCGGCTCGACGACCGGCCGCAGGACGGCGGCGTCGACGCGCGAAGCCGCTGGGGCTACGGCCCGTTCCGCCGCGAGGTGGCGCTACCGCACCCGGTGGATGCCGACCACGTGAAGGCCCGCTTTCAGAACGGCCGGCTCGAAGTCGCCGTGCCGCAGCCCCGGCGCGAGGAGCGGCGAACCAGGATCAAGCTGGAGACGTGA
- a CDS encoding M20/M25/M40 family metallo-hydrolase has product MTTADRMGAVERAIESRLERNLEELARLVAQPSIAAQNVGMDACAELAAGMLRDRGFAVEFPRVPGFPVIVADRPGASDRTLLIYNHYDVQPPEPLELWTSPPFEATRRGDRLIARGVSDDKGHFTARLLAIDALLAERGELPCRIVWVLEGEEEIGSPNLPAFVRDHKERLAGEGCLWEFGYVDQGGVPVLHAGLRGICYVELTVETADRDAHSGVGGSIFPNAAWRLTWALASLKGPDERIRIAGHYDSVRPPSARDRELIEAMPETAEEYRELYGVKQYLRGLRGGAELRIAEVFEPTCTICGLDSGYQGAGSKTVLPARAKAKVDFRLVPDQTPEEVLRNLRAHLDREGFPDVAIRFLGGNPAGRTDPDHPFLRLVATTALPAFGVPMRIVPMIGGSGPNESFIRHLGVPVATAGFGYPDTRAHAPDENLLVSLYAKHAKHVARLIDAFASGS; this is encoded by the coding sequence GTGACGACCGCAGACCGGATGGGGGCCGTCGAGCGCGCCATCGAGAGCCGCCTGGAGCGGAATCTCGAGGAGCTCGCGCGCCTCGTCGCGCAGCCGAGCATCGCGGCGCAGAACGTCGGCATGGACGCGTGCGCCGAGCTGGCGGCCGGGATGCTGCGCGATCGAGGGTTCGCGGTCGAGTTCCCGCGCGTGCCGGGCTTTCCGGTGATCGTGGCGGACCGTCCCGGCGCCTCCGACCGCACCCTCCTCATCTATAACCACTACGACGTCCAGCCCCCGGAACCACTCGAGCTGTGGACCAGTCCGCCGTTCGAGGCGACGCGGCGGGGCGACCGCCTGATCGCGCGCGGCGTGAGCGACGACAAGGGGCACTTCACGGCCCGCCTGCTCGCGATCGACGCCCTTCTCGCCGAGCGGGGAGAGCTTCCGTGCCGGATCGTCTGGGTGCTGGAAGGGGAGGAGGAGATCGGAAGCCCGAATCTCCCGGCGTTCGTGCGCGACCACAAGGAGCGCCTCGCGGGGGAGGGCTGCCTCTGGGAGTTCGGTTACGTGGACCAGGGCGGAGTGCCGGTGCTGCACGCGGGGCTTCGCGGGATCTGCTACGTCGAGCTGACGGTCGAGACGGCGGACCGCGACGCCCACTCGGGCGTCGGAGGCTCCATCTTTCCGAACGCGGCGTGGCGGCTCACCTGGGCGCTCGCCAGTCTCAAGGGTCCCGACGAGCGGATCCGGATCGCGGGGCACTACGACTCGGTACGGCCGCCCTCGGCGCGCGACCGCGAGCTGATCGAGGCCATGCCCGAGACGGCGGAGGAATACCGCGAGCTCTACGGCGTGAAGCAGTACCTGCGAGGACTGCGGGGAGGCGCGGAGCTCCGCATCGCCGAAGTGTTCGAGCCGACCTGCACGATCTGCGGGCTCGATTCGGGCTACCAGGGAGCGGGCTCCAAGACGGTTCTACCCGCGCGGGCGAAGGCCAAGGTCGACTTCCGGCTCGTTCCCGACCAGACGCCGGAGGAGGTGCTCCGGAACCTGCGCGCCCATCTCGACCGCGAAGGGTTCCCGGACGTGGCGATCCGCTTCCTGGGGGGAAACCCCGCGGGCCGCACCGATCCGGACCATCCCTTCCTGCGCCTCGTGGCCACGACCGCGCTACCGGCGTTCGGCGTTCCGATGCGGATCGTGCCGATGATCGGCGGCTCCGGTCCCAACGAGTCGTTCATCCGCCACCTGGGAGTCCCGGTCGCCACGGCCGGCTTCGGCTATCCCGACACGCGGGCCCACGCACCGGACGAAAACCTCCTCGTCTCGCTGTACGCCAAGCACGCGAAGCACGTCGCCCGGCTCATCGACGCGTTCGCGAGCGGCTCCTAG
- a CDS encoding CBS domain-containing protein, producing MQVREIMTREPACCSPDTKVQEIARMMVEHDCGGIPVIESSGSKRPMGLVTDRDIATRVVAEGRDPARTTARECMSSPVFTVTPETDVARCCDILEKNQIRRVPVVDERGQVCGMIAQADIATFASERDTAEVVRSISQPSGSSPRTRTTERSSSGRL from the coding sequence ATGCAGGTCCGTGAAATCATGACCCGGGAGCCGGCATGCTGCTCCCCCGACACCAAGGTTCAGGAAATCGCCCGGATGATGGTGGAGCACGACTGCGGTGGCATTCCGGTCATCGAGTCGTCAGGGTCGAAGCGGCCCATGGGCCTCGTGACCGACCGCGACATCGCGACCCGCGTGGTGGCCGAGGGGCGCGATCCCGCGCGGACGACGGCGCGGGAGTGCATGTCCTCGCCGGTGTTCACCGTAACCCCCGAGACCGACGTGGCCCGGTGCTGCGACATCTTGGAGAAGAACCAGATCCGTCGCGTGCCGGTCGTGGACGAGCGCGGCCAGGTGTGCGGGATGATCGCGCAGGCCGACATCGCCACCTTCGCGTCCGAGCGGGATACCGCCGAAGTCGTGCGGAGCATCTCGCAGCCCTCGGGCAGCTCGCCGCGCACGCGCACGACCGAGCGGTCCTCGAGCGGCCGGCTGTAG
- a CDS encoding NUDIX domain-containing protein yields MSNRTSAGLMIFRRRGASFEVLLVHPGGPFWKDKDAGAWSIPKGEFEDDEPALDAARREFEEETGFAAAGPFTPLRPLRQKSGKVIHAWAAEGDLDASAVRSNTFTLEWPPRSGRQQAFPEVDRAAWFAPDEAARRIHPGQAPFLMELTEHLAGRGRS; encoded by the coding sequence ATGTCGAATAGAACGAGCGCCGGGCTAATGATCTTCCGCCGCCGCGGCGCGTCGTTCGAGGTGTTGTTGGTGCATCCGGGGGGACCGTTCTGGAAGGACAAGGACGCGGGCGCGTGGTCGATTCCGAAGGGGGAATTCGAGGACGACGAGCCGGCGCTCGACGCCGCGCGCCGCGAATTCGAAGAGGAGACCGGCTTCGCGGCGGCGGGACCCTTCACGCCCCTCCGCCCCCTGCGGCAGAAGAGCGGCAAGGTGATCCACGCCTGGGCGGCCGAGGGCGACCTCGACGCGTCGGCGGTCCGGAGCAATACCTTCACGCTGGAATGGCCGCCGCGGTCGGGGCGGCAGCAGGCGTTTCCGGAGGTGGACCGGGCGGCCTGGTTCGCCCCGGACGAGGCGGCGCGGCGCATCCATCCCGGCCAGGCGCCGTTCCTCATGGAGCTCACGGAGCACCTCGCCGGTCGCGGCCGGAGCTAG
- a CDS encoding BON domain-containing protein: MIRFPNFYRGLVLGAGLMYLLDPSRGRTRRARLRDRITGALADSREFLDDALRTGGTTAGSESVPRPDQASDEAIVARVRAKLGRYVAHPRAVSVEARDGSVTLNGRILRGEAESLIGAVSSVRGVREVLNRLEPHDPDDKVPELQGTSQGSRPRLFDSTPAMPAGLQLLAGVLGATAVAYGAGRIVARVRAARFDELEREMPEYAMLR; encoded by the coding sequence ATGATCCGCTTTCCGAACTTCTATCGCGGTCTCGTGCTGGGTGCGGGACTCATGTACCTCCTCGACCCCTCGCGGGGTCGGACGCGCCGCGCGCGGCTTCGCGACCGCATCACCGGGGCTCTCGCCGACAGCCGCGAATTCCTCGATGACGCGCTCCGCACCGGGGGGACGACCGCGGGTTCCGAGTCGGTCCCCCGACCCGATCAAGCATCGGATGAGGCGATCGTCGCGCGCGTCCGGGCGAAGCTCGGCCGCTACGTCGCGCATCCTCGAGCCGTATCGGTGGAGGCGCGCGACGGATCGGTGACGCTGAACGGACGCATCCTTCGCGGCGAGGCGGAATCGCTGATCGGCGCGGTGTCCTCGGTTCGCGGCGTGCGCGAAGTCCTGAATCGCCTGGAGCCGCACGATCCCGACGACAAAGTCCCCGAGCTCCAGGGAACGTCCCAGGGATCCCGCCCCCGCCTCTTCGATTCGACCCCGGCGATGCCCGCCGGGCTGCAGCTCCTCGCCGGAGTCCTCGGCGCCACGGCCGTGGCCTACGGCGCGGGGCGGATCGTGGCGCGCGTGCGCGCGGCGCGCTTCGACGAACTGGAGCGGGAGATGCCCGAATACGCGATGCTTCGATGA